The Candidatus Accumulibacter similis genome has a segment encoding these proteins:
- a CDS encoding DUF932 domain-containing protein translates to MKSGRSLVDLARELERQISSKRDLVVPSSFLQCRTDEDGSLKLIVDSCQGDGEYGVTGLARRQLADKLKIPFAYFERMRTEQPQLLDRNVNTWLQSDGDRRMIRTLDGQVRAVLSDRYRRLDNFDLAENVLPILQRLEGARFESVELTETKMYLKVITPRVEFEVAPGDIVQAGIVITNSEVGCGTLSVQPLIYRLVCKNGLIASDHALRKTHVGRSLTTEAESVNVFRDDTLAADDRAFFLKVRDVVEAAVSEATFRQVAQKLQKTRDIRLTGDPVKSVEVLANRYTLNDTERAGVLRHLIVEGDLSAYGLVNAVTHFSQDVEDYDRATEFEALGGKLIELAPGDWKELAHAA, encoded by the coding sequence ATGAAGAGCGGACGTTCTCTCGTCGATCTGGCCCGTGAACTCGAGCGCCAGATCTCCTCCAAGCGCGACCTGGTCGTGCCTTCGTCCTTCCTGCAGTGCCGTACCGATGAGGATGGCAGCCTCAAGCTGATCGTCGACTCCTGCCAGGGAGACGGCGAATACGGCGTCACGGGTCTGGCGCGTCGGCAGCTCGCCGACAAGCTCAAGATCCCGTTCGCCTACTTCGAGCGCATGCGTACCGAGCAGCCGCAACTGCTCGATCGCAACGTCAACACCTGGCTGCAATCGGACGGCGACCGCCGGATGATCCGCACGCTGGACGGGCAGGTGAGGGCGGTGCTGTCGGACCGCTATCGCCGACTGGACAACTTCGATCTTGCGGAGAACGTCCTGCCGATCCTGCAGCGGCTGGAGGGTGCCCGCTTCGAATCGGTCGAACTGACCGAGACGAAGATGTACCTGAAGGTCATCACGCCTCGCGTCGAGTTCGAGGTCGCCCCCGGCGACATCGTGCAGGCCGGCATCGTCATCACCAACTCGGAAGTCGGCTGCGGCACGCTTTCGGTGCAGCCGCTGATCTACCGGCTGGTGTGCAAGAACGGTCTGATCGCATCGGACCATGCGCTGCGAAAGACGCACGTCGGGCGCTCGCTGACCACGGAAGCGGAGTCGGTCAATGTGTTCAGGGACGACACCCTGGCCGCAGACGACCGGGCCTTCTTCCTGAAGGTGCGGGATGTGGTCGAGGCTGCGGTGTCCGAAGCCACGTTCCGCCAGGTCGCACAGAAGCTGCAGAAGACGCGCGACATCCGTCTGACCGGCGACCCGGTGAAGTCCGTCGAGGTGCTGGCCAACCGCTACACGCTCAACGACACCGAGCGGGCCGGCGTGCTGCGGCACCTGATCGTCGAAGGCGATCTCAGTGCCTATGGGCTGGTCAACGCCGTCACGCACTTCTCGCAGGACGTCGAGGACTACGACCGTGCCACCGAGTTTGAGGCGCTGGGCGGCAAGCTCATCGAGCTGGCCCCTGGCGACTGGAAGGAATTGGCCCACGCCGCCTGA
- a CDS encoding DUF3577 domain-containing protein produces the protein MSESSQASSQPSYFNLHVEGVGYLNRVRTVKPKKGQEFLACTVAALRGSDSDVSYTKFDCRVSGADAQAIVKRLENDVAADKSVIIGFRIADIYPEMFTFEKGDRKGQPGVSIKGRLLRIKFAKVNGEPIDVPQPARAEEHESVPF, from the coding sequence ATGTCCGAGTCATCCCAAGCCAGCAGCCAGCCGTCGTACTTCAACCTGCACGTCGAAGGCGTCGGCTATCTCAATCGTGTTCGCACCGTGAAGCCGAAGAAGGGCCAGGAGTTCCTGGCCTGCACCGTGGCTGCCCTCCGCGGCAGCGACAGTGACGTCAGCTACACGAAGTTCGACTGCCGTGTCAGCGGTGCTGACGCTCAGGCGATCGTCAAGCGCCTGGAAAACGATGTCGCGGCCGACAAGTCCGTGATCATCGGCTTCCGGATCGCCGACATCTATCCCGAAATGTTCACCTTCGAGAAGGGCGACAGGAAAGGACAGCCGGGCGTCAGCATCAAGGGTCGACTGCTGCGCATCAAGTTCGCCAAGGTCAACGGCGAACCCATCGATGTGCCGCAACCGGCGCGCGCGGAGGAACACGAGAGCGTTCCGTTCTGA
- a CDS encoding integrase domain-containing protein → MRNLNYELKQLCRRNRDGSFATQRDRERVLDLVASQLHELGYRHMAAASLKPKHVEGLVERWQAEGLAVGTIKNRMAELRWWAEKIGKQNVIARENDHYGIGNRQYVTNVSKARQLTGGDLARITDPYTAMSLRLQTAFGLRRGESIKIRPEWADRGDRLALKDTWTKGGRPREIPIRNAEQRQVLDEAKALAGRGSLIPAERSYVEQMRRFEYQCAAAGAHRIHGHRHQYAQTRYRELTGWPAPAAGGPRSRDLTPSQREADREARLTISEELGHEREQITAVYLGR, encoded by the coding sequence ATGCGTAACCTGAACTACGAGCTGAAGCAGCTGTGCCGGCGCAACCGCGACGGCAGCTTCGCGACCCAGCGCGACCGCGAGCGCGTGCTGGACCTGGTGGCAAGTCAGCTTCACGAACTGGGCTATCGACACATGGCTGCAGCAAGCCTCAAGCCCAAGCACGTCGAGGGCTTGGTGGAGCGATGGCAGGCGGAAGGCCTCGCCGTGGGCACGATCAAGAACCGGATGGCGGAGCTGCGATGGTGGGCCGAGAAGATCGGCAAACAGAACGTCATCGCCCGCGAGAACGACCACTACGGCATCGGCAACCGGCAGTACGTCACCAATGTCAGCAAGGCGCGGCAACTGACCGGCGGCGATCTCGCCAGGATCACGGATCCTTACACGGCGATGTCGCTGCGGCTGCAGACGGCCTTCGGCCTGCGGCGCGGCGAGTCGATCAAGATCCGTCCCGAGTGGGCCGACCGTGGCGACCGGCTGGCGCTCAAGGACACCTGGACCAAGGGTGGGCGGCCGCGCGAGATCCCGATCCGCAACGCGGAGCAGCGCCAGGTCCTCGACGAGGCCAAGGCGCTGGCCGGCAGGGGGAGCCTCATCCCGGCCGAGCGAAGCTACGTCGAGCAGATGCGCCGCTTCGAGTATCAGTGCGCGGCGGCCGGCGCGCACCGCATCCACGGCCATCGCCACCAGTACGCGCAGACCCGCTACCGCGAGCTGACCGGATGGCCGGCGCCGGCGGCCGGCGGGCCGCGGTCGAGAGACCTCACACCCTCGCAGCGCGAGGCCGACCGCGAAGCGCGACTCACGATCAGCGAAGAGCTGGGGCACGAGCGCGAGCAGATCACGGCGGTCTATCTCGGCAGATGA
- the radC gene encoding DNA repair protein RadC, which translates to MCRPIESMSDAALLSTLVGPRTAANLLKDASGSLSRLLNADVAQQVPSSSVGAKLMAARELVRRALAETMRERDMLASPAAVRDYLRIMLAQRDHEVFMVLFLDAQNRVIAPEEMFRGTLTQTSVYPREVVKRALSLNAAAVILAHNHPSGVAEPSRADEFLTQSLRSALALVDIRVLDHIVIAGSNATSFAERGLL; encoded by the coding sequence ATGTGTCGACCGATCGAGTCGATGTCGGACGCGGCCCTGCTCAGCACACTTGTCGGGCCCCGAACGGCAGCGAACCTGTTGAAAGACGCGAGCGGCAGCCTGTCGCGGCTGCTGAACGCAGACGTAGCGCAGCAAGTCCCGTCGTCCTCCGTCGGAGCGAAGCTGATGGCGGCCAGGGAACTGGTCCGTCGTGCCCTTGCCGAGACGATGCGCGAGCGGGACATGCTGGCCTCACCGGCCGCGGTGCGGGACTACTTGCGGATCATGCTGGCCCAGCGCGACCACGAAGTCTTCATGGTGCTGTTTCTCGATGCACAGAACCGGGTCATCGCGCCCGAGGAAATGTTTCGAGGGACGCTCACGCAGACCAGCGTGTACCCGCGTGAAGTGGTCAAGCGGGCGCTGTCGCTGAACGCTGCGGCAGTGATCCTGGCGCACAACCACCCATCAGGCGTCGCCGAGCCCAGCCGGGCCGACGAGTTCCTGACCCAGTCGCTGCGTTCCGCACTGGCCCTGGTCGACATCCGCGTGCTCGACCACATCGTGATCGCAGGCAGCAACGCCACGTCGTTCGCCGAACGCGGCCTGTTGTAG